One Longimicrobium sp. genomic window, CGATGTCGAGGGCAGTCCGTGGATGGCGGCCTGCTTGCCCGCCGTCCACGGGGGAGATGTCCGGACGGTGCGCAACGCGGGGAAGGGGATCGCGCAAACCAGCCGACGTGCCCTTGCCGTCCGTGGTACGCCGCCCTCCATGTATTCCACCTCCACCCCCCGCCTTCCCCGGTGGATGGCGGTGACCGCGGCGCCGTAGCGGATCCGTCCCGCCAGCTTGGCCGCCATGGCGCGGGGCAGCCGGTCGGTTCCGCCCTGGACGGAGAATGCGTCGTGGCCGCGCCCGTTGATCGCGAGGTCGCGCAGCATTCCCAGGGCGGATACATGGTCGATCCCGTCGCCCCACTCGTCCAGGTAGCCCAGCCGCGCGATCGCGATCGCGTTCTCCGAGGCTCCTTCGCGGCGCAGCAGGTCGGCGAGGCTCACTGCATCGTACGCCAGCGCCGCTTCCCCCGGCCACGACGGATGCGCCGGGTCGCCCAGGCGCTGGATCAGCCGCCCGAGATACCGCTCCTGGAGCGCGCCGGGCGACATGCCCTGTTCGGCGGGTGGAAGCGGCAGCGGCCATGGGACCTGTCCCTTCGCATCCGCGCGCACGAGCCGGCCCGCCACGTGGAACCATTGGCGCGCCGCGCGGCGCCGGTCGAACGCGGGAACGAGCGCCACGCCGTGCTCGCGCGCGGCGGTGATGGTGTGGTGGTGGTGCGCGGGGACGAAGACCGCGCCTGCCTCGGCGTACAGCCCGTCGTCGAAGGGCTCCCGCAGCGTCAGCACGCGCCCGCCGGGCCGCCCGCGCGCCTCCAGGACCAGCACGTCGTGCCCGCTCCGCTCCAGCTCCCGCGCCGCGGCCAACCCCGCGAGCCCCGCGCCTATCACCAGGATTTCTACCGAAGCGGGCGCCTTCGCGGGGGCCGCCCCGTCCCTGCACCGCGCCGCCCAGGCTCCCGCGGCCAGGGTCGCGGCATGGTGGAGGAAGGCGCGGCGGCTGAGCTGGCCCTCACCGTCCGCCGACCGCGCCTCGTCAGCGCCCGCCGGCGAGCACCCAGCGCTCAAGGTCTTCCTCCGTGGGCAGGCCGGGGCGCAGCTCCCCGTTCACGATGAGGGACGGGGTAACCTGCAGCCCCAGCTCGGCCGCCACCCGCGCGTCGCGCTCCACCGCCCCCGCGTGCCTGCGTGAGTCCACGCACTGGCGGAACGCAGGGAGGTCGCGCAGCCCCGCGTCGGCCGCGAACGCCTCCCACGCGCGGGTACCGATGGAGTCCTGCCGCGCGAAGAGTGCGTCGTGGTACGCGTGGAACCGGCCCTGCTCGGCCGCGCATTCCGACGCCATCGCGGCGGTGC contains:
- a CDS encoding NAD(P)/FAD-dependent oxidoreductase — encoded protein: MSAGCSPAGADEARSADGEGQLSRRAFLHHAATLAAGAWAARCRDGAAPAKAPASVEILVIGAGLAGLAAARELERSGHDVLVLEARGRPGGRVLTLREPFDDGLYAEAGAVFVPAHHHHTITAAREHGVALVPAFDRRRAARQWFHVAGRLVRADAKGQVPWPLPLPPAEQGMSPGALQERYLGRLIQRLGDPAHPSWPGEAALAYDAVSLADLLRREGASENAIAIARLGYLDEWGDGIDHVSALGMLRDLAINGRGHDAFSVQGGTDRLPRAMAAKLAGRIRYGAAVTAIHRGRRGVEVEYMEGGVPRTARARRLVCAIPFPALRTVRTSPPWTAGKQAAIHGLPSTSVTRVYLQVGRRFWDEDAPASSPTDLPIMLAAEASRGQPGGRAILEAFITGARAREVERMAPADRVSFAAGHMERIYPGLKRHLERGASYGWDGDPWSRGDYAWFRPGQVRRFLPHLAVPEGRVHFAGDHTSTSPGWMNGALESAFRAADEIRAVGE